A stretch of DNA from Candidatus Binatia bacterium:
GCCGTGGCGCGCAGTCCCTCCTGCGTGATCGACACCTCGACGAGCTTCTGCTCGTGCATCTGCAGCGAGCAGTCGCGACCGCCGAGCGTAACGCACCACTCGCCGTTGCCCAGCATCTGGATCTCGTTGTGGCGCGTCGCCTCGACGTTCAGCTCGATGAGCATGTTCTTGTTGTCGCCGGCGCCGGTGGCTTTCACCTCGCCGAGAACCTCACGCACGAGCGAAGGCACGACCTCCGCCGCGGAGAAAATGCGCTGGCCCTTGCCCCCGCCCCCACCGATGGCCTTGAGCCGAAAGCGCCGGCCGGGATTCTCCCGCAGCAGGCGCTCCGCCTCGATGCGAATCGTCTCGGCCAGCTCTTCAATGCTGAACAGATCGACGTGGGCGCGGTACGACGCTTCCAGAACTGCCTCGGCAACCGCGTGCAGTTCGCTGGCCTCGTCCGCAAGCAGCGGAACCTCGAGGTTGTGTCGTCGGGCAGCTTTCCGCAGCGTGGCCCGGTCGGGGCACTTGCGTAGGAGCGTCCGCACGGTCGCATCGTTGATACCCGGCGTCACCGACACCTGGTTCAAGATGGCGGTACGCTTAGCCTCGTCCTTGGCTCCAGCTGCCGCTTGCGTGTAGGCGCACGGACCGATGAAGCGCAGGCCTGCCGTCTCGATGGAACCGACGAAGTGGGCGTCCTCCGCCATGAAACCGTAACCTGCGAAGACGTAGCCGTACCCGTGCTGCTTGCAGATGCCGATTATCTGCTGGATCCGCTCCTCGCGCTCCTCCTTCGTAGTCCCGGTGTAGTCGGGCACGGGGTGAACGTGCCGCGGGTCCATGATCCGCAGCTCCGGCGACAGGGCACGCGGGAAGACGATGCTGTCACGCTCCGACAACAGAATCCCGATGTCCGTCATACCCATCTCGCGGAACACCTCGATGGCTTCCTTGCGGATTGGGCCGCGGCAGACGACGAGCACGCGCATGTCGTCGCAGGCAAACGAGCGCACCCACGGGGACGGGCTGTTCGCAAGCCGCCGGTCGCGGTGCACCAGCGGGTTACTGGTATATCGGTCCACGGGTTTCGCTCCCACGGTCATCAATGGAACTCCCGCTGCGGACCGCCCATCGGTCCCGGCACGTAGGCGCGCAGCAGCGCCCCGAGATTGCGGCCCAGCACGGCGCGCAAGTCCTCGGGCATGACGATCTCGGAGATCGACCCCAGCGACAGCGCCTCGCGCGGGTTCATCAGCTCACGCTCGTAGCGGGCACTGACCTCCGCCTCCTGTGCGCGCAACCACTCCTGAGCCGCCCTGGCGGCCTCCTGTTTGGCCTCCTCGGGCGGCGTGCCGCTCTTCGCACGCGCCTCGATCTCCTCGCGCTCCATGGTCGCGGCACGGCTGCGCAGGGCACGCAAATCGTCCTTGTACACATACTCCTTGCCGGCAGGACCCATGACGGCGACGCGGGTCGTGGGCAGAGCGAGAACGATATCCGCGCCCGTCGCGTAGCAGTTGAATGCCGCGTAAGCCCCGCCGAAAGCATTGCGCAGGATGAGAAGGATGCGCGGCGTGCGGATGTCGATAATGGCGTCGAGCATGGCCCGTCCGGCCTGGACTATGCCGCGGCTTTCCTGTTCTTTGCCGGGGAGGAAGCCGGTGGTGTCCTCGATGAAGATCACGGGGATGTTGTACAGGGAGCAGAAGCGGACGAAACGAGCGATCTTGAAGGCGGCGTCGCAGTCGATCTGTCCGCTGGCGACGGCACTGTTGTTGGCGACGAAACCGACGACGTTACCGCCGAGCCGCCCGAAGGCGGTGATGGCATTACGCGCGCGATCGGGCTGCAGCTCCATGTAATCGCCGTGGTCGCACACGCGCTCGATCACCACGGTAACGTCGATGGGCGTATTGAACCCGGTCGGCGAGTTGAAGGCCTTGCGCAGCAAGGTGTCGATCTCGGTGGTGCGCCGTCCGATCGGGTCGCTGGTCGCCTGGAACGGGGCCATGACCCGATTCGAGCTCGGCAGGTAAGCGAGCAGCCGCCGTGCGGTCCGCAGGGCCGCCAGCTCGTCCTGCACGCAAACGTCCGTCACGCCGCTGGCTCCGTGCACGCCAGGACCGCCGAGTTCGTCGGGAGTAACGTCCTCGCCGAGAACGCTCTTGACCACTCCCGGTCCCGTGAGGCCGAAGAAAGTCTCCTCGGGCTGGATCATGAAACTGCCCTGGCGCGGCAAGTAGGCACCGCCTCCGGCGTTGAAGCCGAACATGCACATGATGCTCGGCACGACGCCGCTGACCTTGCGTAACGCGGTGAACGCTTCGGCATAGCCGTCGAGGCCGCCGATACCCGCTGGGACAAAGGCCCCGGCGCTATCGTTCATGCCGATCAGCGGCATACCGCGTTCTCCGGCGAGATAGATCAGGTTGGCCAACTTGCGACCGTTGGTGGCATCCATCGAGCCGGCGCGCACGCAGAAATCGTGGCCATAGACGGCGACGTCGCGGCCATCGATCTTCGTGACCAGCGTTGCGATCGACGCACCGTCCAGACTCTTCCCCCAGTTCTGCCACAGCACGGTGGCGTTGGCGTCCCGGTCCTGCAGCGCGTCGATGCGCTCCCAGACCGTCATCCGGCCCTTGACGTGCTGGCGCAGGATCTGCATCGTCCCGGCGGCGGTAAACGGCCGGCCGCGCAACTCCTGACCATCGCGAATCGCCTGATCGTAAGGCGGCAACGGTCGCTCCACACCGCGCGCTGGCGCCTCGGCAAGCGGATTGTCCAGGGTCGGGATCACGGCCCGGCGTTTAGTCATCGTCACTGACCTTCCTCAAATCGGTGCGCGGGATGCCGTCCCGGGTGCACACCACAGTGGCACACCGCTCGGCGCATTGGACCCGATGCCGCTGCCGGCGCGTGCCGGGGCCTTTGTGTACCCTGTTCGGTGTGCCCTGCCAAGTAGGTGGGGAGGCAAATGAACCCGCGGCGGTGGTGGCTTTACGGCGAGGGTGTCGGCCGTCTGCGCTCGCGACTTCCCACCGACAATCCTCGGCCAGGAACCTCGAGCGGGCAACTCGGGACCGGGGACTGCGGATCACAGCGCGGGCTACCGCCCGCAACCCAAAGCGAGCAATCAGCCCGTTCGCCCCGAGTAGGAGCCCTTCCCCTGGGCTCCGTATCGAGGGGCGCACCCCTGCCGAGCCTGTCCCTCGATACGCCGCCTGAGAAGACGGCTGCTACTCGGGACGAACGGCGGGCCCAGCCGTTCCCTGGCCTGAAGATCTCTTCGCGCCGTGCGCGCAAACACGGAATTCGTAAATCAGTTCTCCGACTCTACCGCCGGCGCTGCGATCACCCCCGCGGCCTTCAGGGCCTGGTAGGTCGTGTACCCACCGGACAGGTTCGACGCCCGGTACCCGTGCTGGAGGAGGAACCGGGCCGCGTAGTAGGCTCGTTGTCCCACCTCGCAGAACAGGGCGATGGGCCGATCCTTCGGCAACTGCCCGTAGTGCTGCCGTAGTTGCGACAGCGGTAAGTTGATGGCTCCCGGGATATGCCCGGCGGCGTGCTCGTCGGCCTCGCGCACGTCCACGAGCAGTTCCCCGTCTTTTCCCAGACCCTCCCATTGCGCCAGCGGCATGTCGCCGTCCAGATAGTTCGCCGCCACCATGCCGGCCAGGTTCACGGGATCCTTGGCGCCGCCGAACTGGGGCGCGTAACACAGTTCGGCTTCCGCCAGGTCGTAAACGGTGGCGCCCTTCTGGATCGCCATGGCGATCACGTCGATGCGCTTTTCCACACCTTCGAGTCCGACCGCCTGCGCGCCCAGTATGCGCCCGTCGGGCACGTCGAAGAGGAGCTTCAGACGAATCGGCCGGGCTCCCGGATAATAGCCGGCATGATGGCCCGGATGCAGGTAGACCTTCTGGAAATCGCCGACACCGCAGCGACGCAACCCTTTCTCCGAGGCTCCGGTACAGGCGACCGTGAGGCCGAACACGCCGACCACGGCGGTAGCCTGCACCCCGCGGAACAATCGCTGGCGGCCGGCGATCGACTCCGCGGCGATCCGCCCCTGCCGATTCGCCGGGCCCGCTAATGGCACGATCGTCTCCTGTCCGGTCAGCACGTCGCGTACCTCCACGGCATCGCCAACGGCCCAGATGTTCCGGTCCGCCGTGCGCATCGTATCGTCGACCATGATGCCGCCACGCGCCCCCAGAGCGAGTCCGCATTGCCGCGCCAGCTCGACTTCCGGCCGCACGCCGATGGATAGTATGACCAGATCGGTCCGCAGCCGCGCACCTGACTCTGTCAGCACCGCCAGTGCGCCATGTTCGTCCTCGAAGCCGGCCACGCCATCTCCGAGGTGCAGCGTCACGCCGCGCTCCCGGAGATGCCGCTGTACCCAGTAAGCCATTTCCGCGTCGATCGGTGGCATTACCTGCGGCAGCTTCTCGAGGATCGTTACCTCCAAACCCCGATGCGCGATGTTCTCCGCCATCTCGAGCCCGATGAACCCGCCGCCGACGACAACGGCGCGCCGCGGTGCGCGCTCCTCTATCCAGGTGCGGATGCGGACGCTGTCAGGGATCGTGCGCACGGCGAAGACCCCGGGCAGGTCGATGCCGGGCAGCGGCGGGCGAATCGGCGCCGCGCCCGGCGACAGGACCAGTGCGTCGTAGGGTTCGTCGCGTTCGGCCGGCGCGCCGCTCGCGTCGAGATCGCGGACTCGGATCGTGCGTCGTGCGCGGTCGATGGCCGTCACCTCGTGCCGCGTGCACACGCCGATGTTGAACCGTTCGCGGAAGAGCTCCCGTGAGGCGACCAGCAGCTTGCGCTGGTCGGCAATCACGTTACCGACGAAGTACGGCAGGCCGCAGTTGGCAAACGACACGTACGGGCCGCGGTCGAAGATCACGATCTCCGCACTCTCGTCGAGTCGCCGCAACCGCGCCGCACATGACGCCCCGCCGGCGACGCCACCGACGATCAAGACACGTCTTCCCATTTTCCCTCCCGCAACCTCGCTCCGGGCGGATCAGCCGCGCCGTCCGCCCTTGAGTGATGCCAGGAACCCAAGCAGGGTCCTGGTGTTGACGATATCGTCCCTGGTCGCCCAGCCTCGCCGCGCCATGGCCACGCCGTAGTGCAGGTAATGCATATGGGCCAGGCTGTGCGCGTCGGTGTCGATGATCAGAGGCACGCCCGCGGCCACCGCCTTGCGGATGTGCTCGTCCTTCAGGTCCAGGCGGTCCGGATGGGCGTCGATCTCCAGCACCGTTCCGGTGCGTTTGGCCGCCGCGATGACGGCGTCGACGTCCAGATCGATAGCCTCGCGACGCAGGACCACGCGTGCCGTCGGATGGAAAAGTATATCGGCGTTCGGGTTCTCCATGGCCCGTATCACCCGCCGCGTCTGCGCCGTCCGCGACAGACCGAAATGGGAGTGAACGGCCACGCCGACGACATCGAGCTGTGCCAGCGTCGCGTCATCGATGTCGAGCCGACCGTCCTTGTCGATGTTGACCTCGGCTCCCTTGAGCACCCTGATGCCCGCCAGGCGCCGGTTCAACTTGTCGATCGCCGCCATTTGCCGCCGGAGTTGTTTTTCGTCGGACCCGCCGGTCATTGCCAGTCCGCGCGTGTGATCTGTGATGGCGATGTACTCGTGCCCAAGTCGCTGCGCCTCGGCCGCCATCTCCTCGATCGTGTTGGCGCCGTCGGTCCACGTCGTCTGCAACTGCAGGTCGCCGCGCAGATCGTCGTAATCGACGAGCGCAGGGAGGCGACCGGCGGCGGCCGCCTCGATCTCGCCGTTATCCTCGCGCAACTCGGGAGGGATGTACGGCAGGTCGAGCGCCGCGTAGACCTCCGCCTCGGTCTTGCCGGCAATCGCCCGCTGGCCGCGAAAAACGCCATACTCGTTGAGCTTCAGGCCGCGCTCCTGGGCCCGGCGGCGCAAGGCGACGTTGTGAGCCTTGCTCCCCGTAAAGTAGTTGAGCGCCGCACCGAAGCTGGCCGCCGGAACGACCCTCAGGTCGACGTCCATTCCGGAAGACAACTTCACGCTCGATTTGGTCTCGCCCTTGCCGTGCACGTGAACGACCTCGGGCATGGCAACGAACGCGTTCATGACGCGCCCGGGGTCGGCCGCAACCACCAACACGTCGCCGTCGCCCACGGTTTCCTTGCGCCGCCGGATGGATCCCGCCAGCGCGACCTCCGTCACGCCCATGACGGCGCGCAGGCGAACTGCCAATTCCTCCATCACCGGCAGGGCGACACCCAGCGCAAAACGCCCGCTGTGTTGCTGAACGAAACCGACGCCCTTCAAGATCTTCTGTTCGCTCTTCTCGCCGAAACCGGGCAGGCCGCGGATGCGGCCGGCACGTGCGGCACGCTCGAGGTCGGCGAGATCACGCACGCCGAGCGACTCGTACAGTGCCTTGATGTGCTTCGGTCCGAGCCCCGCGACGGCGGTGAGTGCGCTCAAGTCGACGGGTGTCCGCGCCCGCAGCTCTTCGTAGTACGGGAGAGCGCCGGTTTCGATCAGCTCGATGATCTTCTCGCCGATGCCCCGGCCGACCCCGGGCACCGCCTCGATCGCCTTGACGCCGCCGCCGCGGTACAGCTCGGCAAGCTGCGCGTCGCTCGACTCGACGGCGTCTGCCGCCTTCTCGTAAGCCCGCGGTTTGAACGCGACGCCGTCCATGTCGAGGAAGATGGCGATCTCACGCAGCACGCGGGCGATCTCGGCGTTGGTCATGGCCGCGGCCCTCCAAACCGGGACGGTACGTAAAGCGGGCGGTTCCCGCAACGGCCCGCAGACTGCTTTCCGGCTCTCAACCAAGCGTCCCCGAGGGTCGTCGCTCCTCGTCCGCAGGGTTTACTCCCTTGGCTCGCCCGCACCATGCTGTCATACTGTTTCTCATGAGCGCGCAACCGCGATCGGTGACTGCAGCGGTCATTGCCGACCTGGAAGCGGACCCCATGCTGCGAGACCACTTCGTCCGCGCTCTGGGCGACGGCATCGCCACCGCACGCGCGCTCGCCGAGCAGGGTCGCATCCTTGAGCGACACACCCAGGTACTCGAAGACCTGACTGAAGCCGTTCGCGATCAGGGTCGACACATCGAGGAACAGGGCAAACGTATTGAGGAACAGGGCAAACGTATCGAGGAACAGGGTAAACGTATCGAGGAACAGGGTAAGCGTATCGAGGAACAGGGCAAACGCATCGAGCGGCAGGGTGAGCGTATCGAGGAACAGGGCAAGCGCGTCGAGCAGCAGGGTGAGCGTATCGAGGAGGCATTCCGGAGGGTGGAGGCACTCGGAGCCCGCTGGGGTTTGCACTCCGAAGAGGCGTTCCGAGAGGGAATGCGCTCGGTGCTCGAAAGACGCTTTAAAGCCAGGGTCCGTCATTGGGAGGGTTTCGATCCTGACGGGGTCGTTTTCGGTCACCCGGCGTCGATCGAGCTCGACCTGGTAATCAGCAACGGTACCAGCCTGGTTATCGAGGTTAAGTCTCACGTATCCGCGGCGGACCTCGCGGCGTTCGAGCGCAAAGCCAAGCTCTACGAGCAACAGACCCAGACCGCCGTCGCCCGTATGGTCGTCAGCCCGTCGGTGGACCCGCGTGCAGTTAAGATGGCCGAAGACCTGGGGATAGAGATATCCACCCACCTCGGGTGAGAGTCCGCGGCGTTCCTGCCTCCACCTCGAACGAGGCTGAGGCTCAGGCAGACGCCGATGCGGAGGAGGTTTGCGGTAAGGCCGGGTGCCGGCCGCGGCGCAACCAAGCCACCGTCGACTCCAGGTACGTGTAGTAGACCGGGGTCAGGTACAGCGTCACGAGCTGCGAGAACAGAAGGCCACCGACGACTGCCAGGCCGAGCGGGCGCCGCGCCTCCGCGCCGCCGCCGACCGCCAGCGCGATCGGCAAGGCCCCGAGTAGCGCCGCCATCGTGGTCATCATGATGGGCCGGAACCGCACGATGCAGCCGTCGTAGATGGCATCCAGCGCACTCTTACCGCCCTTGCGCTGCGCGTCGAGCGCAAAGTCAATTTGCATGATCGCGTTCTTCTTCACGATGCCGATCAACATGACGATGCCGACGAATCCGTAGATGTTGAGCTCGGCCCCGAACAACATCAGCGTCAGCAACGCGCCGAAGCCGGCCGATGGCAGCCCGGACAGGATCGTCAGGGGATGAACGAAGCTCTCGTACAGGATGCCCAGCACTATGTAGATCACCAGGACCGCCGCGAGCAGAAGCAGCCAGAGCCCGGTCAGCGACGACTGAAACTCGTGCGCCACCCCTTGAAAGGCCGTCGACACGGTTGCCGGCAAGGTCTGTCGCGCCACCGCCTGCACCCGCCCCACGGCCTCGCCCAACGAAACCCCCGGGCGGAGGTTGAACGAAATCGTCACCGCCGGCAGTTGCCCGGCGTGGTTGACCGTCAGCGGACCAACGCCTTCTTGCGGCCTGACCACCGCTTGCAGCGGCACGAGCTGGCCGCGCGCCGACCGCACATACAATAGCGACAACGCCGAGGGGTCGCGCTGATAACGGTCGTCGAGTTCGAGGATGACGCGGTACTGGTTGTTCGGCGCGTAGATCGTCGACACCCATCTGTCCCCGTAGGCGCTGTAGAGGGCGTTCTCGATCTGTTCGGCGGTAACCCCCAGCGTTGCGGCCTTGTCACGGTCGATCTCCAGTTGCACCTCCGGGTTGTGCACCTGCAGGTCGCTCGTGACATCCTGCAACTCGGGCAGCGCCCGCAGGCGCTCTTCCAGAACCCCGGCCGCGGCGTACAGTTCGCTCGTGTTCGGACTCAGCAGCGTGAACTGATAGAGGCTCTTCGAAAGCTGTCCGCCGATCCGGATCCCGGGCAGCTCCTGCAAGAACACCCGCATGCCGGGCACGCCGGCGGTCTGCCGGCGCAAGTCCTGAATTACCTCTCCGACCGCGGCCCGCTCCGCCCGCGGCACCAGGTTCATGAACATGCGCCCCTGATTGGAAGTGCTTCCCGCCGCCGCGTTCGTACCGACGACGCTCGACGACAACGACGCCACCGCGGGGTGCCTCCGCACGATCTCCGCTACTGTCTGCTGGTGCGCCGTCATCGCTTCGAACGACACCCCCTGCGTGGCCTCGGTGACCCCGAAGATGGCACCCAGGTCCTCGTTGGGAATGAACCCCTTGGGCACCCGCACAAACAGGTAGACGGTGGCGACGAGGATCAGCCCCGAGACCACCATAGTCGCCGGACGGTGCCGTAAGACGACCCGCAGACTGCGCTCGTACGCCTCGATCAACCAGCCGAACCCCCGCTCAGTCGCCAGATACAGGCGGCCGTGCCCCATCTCCGCGGCCGGCCGCAGGTAGCGGCTGCACAGCATCGGGGTCAAGCTCAGGGAGACAAAACCGGAAATGAAGATCGCGACGCAGATGGTTACCGCGAACTCGTTGAAGAGCCGCCCGAGGATGCCGGGCATGAACAGCACCGGAATGAA
This window harbors:
- a CDS encoding DUF3782 domain-containing protein, translating into MSAQPRSVTAAVIADLEADPMLRDHFVRALGDGIATARALAEQGRILERHTQVLEDLTEAVRDQGRHIEEQGKRIEEQGKRIEEQGKRIEEQGKRIEEQGKRIERQGERIEEQGKRVEQQGERIEEAFRRVEALGARWGLHSEEAFREGMRSVLERRFKARVRHWEGFDPDGVVFGHPASIELDLVISNGTSLVIEVKSHVSAADLAAFERKAKLYEQQTQTAVARMVVSPSVDPRAVKMAEDLGIEISTHLG
- a CDS encoding acetyl-CoA carboxylase carboxyltransferase subunit encodes the protein MTKRRAVIPTLDNPLAEAPARGVERPLPPYDQAIRDGQELRGRPFTAAGTMQILRQHVKGRMTVWERIDALQDRDANATVLWQNWGKSLDGASIATLVTKIDGRDVAVYGHDFCVRAGSMDATNGRKLANLIYLAGERGMPLIGMNDSAGAFVPAGIGGLDGYAEAFTALRKVSGVVPSIMCMFGFNAGGGAYLPRQGSFMIQPEETFFGLTGPGVVKSVLGEDVTPDELGGPGVHGASGVTDVCVQDELAALRTARRLLAYLPSSNRVMAPFQATSDPIGRRTTEIDTLLRKAFNSPTGFNTPIDVTVVIERVCDHGDYMELQPDRARNAITAFGRLGGNVVGFVANNSAVASGQIDCDAAFKIARFVRFCSLYNIPVIFIEDTTGFLPGKEQESRGIVQAGRAMLDAIIDIRTPRILLILRNAFGGAYAAFNCYATGADIVLALPTTRVAVMGPAGKEYVYKDDLRALRSRAATMEREEIEARAKSGTPPEEAKQEAARAAQEWLRAQEAEVSARYERELMNPREALSLGSISEIVMPEDLRAVLGRNLGALLRAYVPGPMGGPQREFH
- a CDS encoding efflux RND transporter permease subunit, with the protein product MNISAPFVRRPIATTLVMLALLAFGGLAYRTLPVSDLPNVDFPTLLVIANLPGASPETMASAVATPLERQFTTIAGLASMTSTSSLGTTQVTLQFDLQRDIDAAAQDVQAAITQAAPLLPAGMPSPPTFRKANPADQPIIFMALRSATLPLWKLDDYGQTLIAQRLSMVPDVAQVLVYGAQKYAVRVKLDPMQLASRGIGIDEVERAVRAANTNLPTGVLQGSAQRYTVRSSGQLTEATYYRPIVVAYRNGSPVRLEELGSVVDGVEDDRSASWFGNAEGLQRSLVLGVQRQPGSNTVAVAENIKALLPLIKQQLPPSVDLQVMFDRSASIMKSVNEVKFTMVVALVLVVLVIFLFLRNVSATVIPSLALPLSIVGTFGAMYLFGFSVDNLSLLALTLSIGFVVDDAIVMLENIVRHMEMGKRPMAAALDGSKEIGFTILSMTLSLAAVFIPVLFMPGILGRLFNEFAVTICVAIFISGFVSLSLTPMLCSRYLRPAAEMGHGRLYLATERGFGWLIEAYERSLRVVLRHRPATMVVSGLILVATVYLFVRVPKGFIPNEDLGAIFGVTEATQGVSFEAMTAHQQTVAEIVRRHPAVASLSSSVVGTNAAAGSTSNQGRMFMNLVPRAERAAVGEVIQDLRRQTAGVPGMRVFLQELPGIRIGGQLSKSLYQFTLLSPNTSELYAAAGVLEERLRALPELQDVTSDLQVHNPEVQLEIDRDKAATLGVTAEQIENALYSAYGDRWVSTIYAPNNQYRVILELDDRYQRDPSALSLLYVRSARGQLVPLQAVVRPQEGVGPLTVNHAGQLPAVTISFNLRPGVSLGEAVGRVQAVARQTLPATVSTAFQGVAHEFQSSLTGLWLLLLAAVLVIYIVLGILYESFVHPLTILSGLPSAGFGALLTLMLFGAELNIYGFVGIVMLIGIVKKNAIMQIDFALDAQRKGGKSALDAIYDGCIVRFRPIMMTTMAALLGALPIALAVGGGAEARRPLGLAVVGGLLFSQLVTLYLTPVYYTYLESTVAWLRRGRHPALPQTSSASASA
- a CDS encoding FAD-dependent oxidoreductase; the protein is MGRRVLIVGGVAGGASCAARLRRLDESAEIVIFDRGPYVSFANCGLPYFVGNVIADQRKLLVASRELFRERFNIGVCTRHEVTAIDRARRTIRVRDLDASGAPAERDEPYDALVLSPGAAPIRPPLPGIDLPGVFAVRTIPDSVRIRTWIEERAPRRAVVVGGGFIGLEMAENIAHRGLEVTILEKLPQVMPPIDAEMAYWVQRHLRERGVTLHLGDGVAGFEDEHGALAVLTESGARLRTDLVILSIGVRPEVELARQCGLALGARGGIMVDDTMRTADRNIWAVGDAVEVRDVLTGQETIVPLAGPANRQGRIAAESIAGRQRLFRGVQATAVVGVFGLTVACTGASEKGLRRCGVGDFQKVYLHPGHHAGYYPGARPIRLKLLFDVPDGRILGAQAVGLEGVEKRIDVIAMAIQKGATVYDLAEAELCYAPQFGGAKDPVNLAGMVAANYLDGDMPLAQWEGLGKDGELLVDVREADEHAAGHIPGAINLPLSQLRQHYGQLPKDRPIALFCEVGQRAYYAARFLLQHGYRASNLSGGYTTYQALKAAGVIAAPAVESEN
- the polX gene encoding DNA polymerase/3'-5' exonuclease PolX, translated to MTNAEIARVLREIAIFLDMDGVAFKPRAYEKAADAVESSDAQLAELYRGGGVKAIEAVPGVGRGIGEKIIELIETGALPYYEELRARTPVDLSALTAVAGLGPKHIKALYESLGVRDLADLERAARAGRIRGLPGFGEKSEQKILKGVGFVQQHSGRFALGVALPVMEELAVRLRAVMGVTEVALAGSIRRRKETVGDGDVLVVAADPGRVMNAFVAMPEVVHVHGKGETKSSVKLSSGMDVDLRVVPAASFGAALNYFTGSKAHNVALRRRAQERGLKLNEYGVFRGQRAIAGKTEAEVYAALDLPYIPPELREDNGEIEAAAAGRLPALVDYDDLRGDLQLQTTWTDGANTIEEMAAEAQRLGHEYIAITDHTRGLAMTGGSDEKQLRRQMAAIDKLNRRLAGIRVLKGAEVNIDKDGRLDIDDATLAQLDVVGVAVHSHFGLSRTAQTRRVIRAMENPNADILFHPTARVVLRREAIDLDVDAVIAAAKRTGTVLEIDAHPDRLDLKDEHIRKAVAAGVPLIIDTDAHSLAHMHYLHYGVAMARRGWATRDDIVNTRTLLGFLASLKGGRRG